Proteins encoded in a region of the Micropterus dolomieu isolate WLL.071019.BEF.003 ecotype Adirondacks linkage group LG07, ASM2129224v1, whole genome shotgun sequence genome:
- the casp10 gene encoding caspase-8, giving the protein MDFQTLLLTVGKALSKDEVKALAYLCTDLLGRNPTSVESTSDLFSRLSDQDHLSADRPHLLTELLRIIQRTRLVNELQLPGQASSLISPYRKLLYNLSEEITTDDLKDVKFLLNSQLPRRKLEENVPTLDVFLEMEHMDLISDTNLNLLETIFEKVCPVLKQKINQFKAWQVRHTGPIAQETGRPRSASYTFELSQFRKSLEPGRSLSCENPVSSEEWRPLAESSMNSYTSVDFTNVSRGGDECEALSRGSNLSTETSICASSKVSSDAVKVSRSQDNETSSEKQTSQTTNTDSEVLGAYPMTAAKRGICLIVNNQDFSKSKQGLLERMGTKIDEDCLRKVFQWLGFEVVIERDCERDKMLSVLRELGRRDHSQMDCLVCCVLSHGQEGSVYGVDGLTIQIKELMEPVNGLNCSSLAEKPKLFFIQACQGSNEQKAVYIETDGSARSLVYSDAIKAKHSIPSDADFLLGMATVPSFVSFRERKNGTWFIQSLCQNLVRMVPSGFDLVSILTKVNADVSQKTDFTCSKKQMPQPAFSLRKKVVFPVPKVSAPCLSHCQQ; this is encoded by the exons ATGGATTTCCAGACGCTGCTATTAACTGTAGGAAAAGCCCTGAGTAAGGATGAAGTAAAGGCCTTAGCATATCTTTGCACTGACCTGCTTGGCCGAAACCCAACCTCAGTGGAGTCGACCAGTGACCTCTTCTCTCGTCTGTCGGATCAAGACCACCTCTCTGCTGACCGACCACACCTGCTCACTGAGCTTCTGCGCATCATCCAACGCACCCGTCTGGTCAATGAGCTCCAGCTTCCTGGCCAAGCATCTAGCCTCATTTCTCCTTACAG GAAGCTGCTCTACAACTTGTCTGAGGAGATTACAACGGATGACCTGAAAGATGTGAAGTTCTTGTTGAACTCACAGCTTCCCCGCAGAAAACTGGAAGAAAATGTT CCTACACTTGATGTCTTCCTGGAGATGGAGCACATGGACCTCATCAGTGACACTAATCTAAATTTACTGGAGACCATTTTTGAGAAAGTCTGTCCTGTGTTGAAACAAAAGATCAACCAGTTTAAAGCATGGCAGG TACGTCACACTGGCCCTATAGCTCAAGAAACAGGTCGACCACGGTCCGCGTCTTACACTTTTGAACTAAGCCAG TTCCGTAAATCTTTAGAACCTGGGAGGTCTCTTTCATGTGAAAATCCAG TCTCCTCTGAAGAATGGCGACCGTTGGCTGAG TCCTCCATGAATTCTTACACCTCTGTGG ATTTTACAAATGTGTCACGTGGTGGAGATGAATGTGAGGCCCTGTCACGTGGTAGCAATTTAAGCACTGAAACAAGCATCTGTGCCTCCTCAAAAG TGAGTAGTGATGCTGTGAAAGTCTCAAGGTCTCAAGATAATGAGACTTCCTCTGAAAAGCAGACGTCTCAGactacaaacacagacagtgag GTTTTGGGAGCATATCCCATGACTGCAGCAAAGAGAGGTATCTGCTTGATAGTAAACAACCAAGACTTCTCTAAATCCAAACAAGGTCTGCTGGAGCGAATGGGGACTAAGATTGATGAAG ATTGCCTGCGCAAAGTGTTTCAGTGGCTTGGCTTTGAGGTAGTGATAGAGCGGGACTGTGAGAGGGACAAGATGCTGTCCGTGTTGCGGGAGCTCGGCAGGAGAGACCACAGTCAGATGGACTGCCTGGTATGCTGCGTTCTCAGCCACGGCCAGGAGGGAAGCGTGTATGGCGTGGACGGCCTCACCATCCAGATTAAGGAGCTGATGGAACCTGTCAATGGATTAAATTGCTCCTCTTTAGCAGAAAAACCCAAGCTGTTTTTCATCCAGGCCTGCCAGGGCTCCAACGAGCAGAAGGCTGTCTACATCGAGACTGATGGCTCCGCACGCAGTCTTGTTTACAGCGATGCCATTAAAGCTAAACACTCCATCCCATCTGATGCAGACTTCTTGCTGGGAATGGCCACCGTTCCTTCTTTTGTCTCATtcagagagaggaaaaatggCACGTGGTTTATTCAGTCATTGTGCCAAAACCTTGTCCGGATGGTGCCCAG TGGCTTTGACCTTGTGTCTATCCTGACAAAAGTGAATGCAGATGTTAGCCAGAAGACGGATTTTACCTGTTCAAAAAAGCAGATGCCTCAACCAGCCTTCTCACTCAGGAAAAAAGTGGTCTTTCCGGTCCCCAAAGTCTCTGCTCCCTGCCTGTCACACTGTCAGCAGTAA
- the LOC123974083 gene encoding protein FAM237A-like, with protein MHSNATLERRRSGMMVPVHLNIPVATVFVLSCMCAVPPQGQKPGHGDPLTAHRANPQCWDSSSALLLEMRSPRIADTVPAFWDLMVFLRSSENGKHTTLFWDLARVFWDIYLDCVLSRSHGLGRRHITAVHSLITDKSNE; from the exons ATGCACAGTAACGCAACATTGGAAAGAAGAAGATCTGGGATG ATGGTCCCAGTGCACCTGAACATACCTGTGGCCACGGTGTTTGTGCTGAGCTGCATGTGTGCCGTGCCGCCGCAGGGCCAGAAGCCGGGTCACGGGGACCCCCTGACGGCCCACCGGGCGAACCCGCAGTGCTGGGACTCCTCCTCGGCTCTGCTGCTGGAGATGCGCTCCCCGAGGATCGCTGACACGGTGCCCGCCTTCTGGGACCTGATGGTGTTCCTCAGGTCGTCAGAAAACGGCAAACACACGACACTGTTCTGGGACCTGGCTCGGGTCTTCTGGGACATCTATCTGGACTGCGTGCTGTCCAGGAGTCACGGCCTTGGGCGGAGACACATCACCGCCGTACACTCCCTCATTACTGACA AATCCAATGAATAA